One Delphinus delphis chromosome 3, mDelDel1.2, whole genome shotgun sequence genomic region harbors:
- the GDF9 gene encoding growth/differentiation factor 9 isoform X1 — MALPSKFFLCFCCFAWLCFPISLGSQASRGEAQIAASAPLETEAEPQSSLQPLDGRHRPGLLSPLFKVLYNGQMEAPRLQPDDRALHYMKRLYKACATKEGIPKSNRSHLYNTVRLFTPCAQHKQAPGDQVTGTLPSSVDLLFNLDRVTAVEHLLKSVLLYTFNNSVSFPSPVKCVCNLVIKEPEFSSKTLPRVPYSFTFHSQFELRKKYRWIEIDVTTLLQPLVASNKRSIHMSVNVTCVKDQLQHPSAQDCPLNMTLLVAPSLLLYLNDTSAQAYHRWYSLHYKKRPSQGPDQERELSAYPMGEEAAEGVRSSRHRRDQETVSSELKKPLVPASFNLSEYFKQFLFPQNECELHDFRLSFSQLKWDNWIVAPHKYNPRYCKGDCPRAVGHRYGSPVHTMVQNIIHEKLDSSVPRPSCVPAKYSPLSVLAIEPDGSIAYKEYEDMIATKCTCR, encoded by the exons ATGGCACTTCCCAGCaagttcttcctttgtttttgctgCTTTGCCTGGCTCTGTTTTCCTATTAGCCTTGGTTCTCAGGCTTCTAGGGGAGAAGCTCAGATTGCAGCTAGTGCTCCattggaaactgaggctgagccTCAGTCCTCTCTGCAGCCTCTAGATGGGAGACACAGACCTggcctcctttcccctctctttaAGGTTCTGTACAATGGGCAAATGGAGGCCCCCAGGCTGCAGCCAGATGACAGAGCTTTGCACTATATGAAGAGGCTCTATAAGGCATGTGCTACCAAGGAGGGGATCCCGAAATCCAACAGAAGTCACCTCTACAACACTGTTCGGCTCTTCACCCCCTGTGCCCAGCACAAGCAGGCTCCTGGGGACCAGGTGACAG GTACCCTCCCATCATCAGTGGACCTGCTGTTTAACCTGGATCGTGTTACTGCTGTTGAACATTTACTCAAGTCAGTCTTGCTATACACTTTCAACAACTCCgtttcttttccctctcctgtTAAATGTGTGTGCAACCTGGTGATAAAAGAGCCAGAGTTTTCTAGCAAGACTCTCCCAAGAGTTCCATACTCATTTACCTTTCACTCACAGTTTGAACTtagaaagaaatacagatggaTTGAGATTGATGTGACGACTCTCCTTCAGCCTCTAGTGGCCTCCAACAAGAGGAGTATTCACATGTCTGTAAACGTTACGTGTGTAAAAGACCAGCTGCAGCATCCTTCAGCGCAGGACTGTCCACTTAACATGACTCTTCTGGTAGCCCCCTCACTGCTTTTATATCTGAATGACACAAGTGCTCAGGCTTATCACAGGTGGTATTCCCTCCACTATAAAAAGAGGCCTTCACAGGGTCCTGACCAGGAGAGAGAGCTGTCTGCCTATCCCATGGGAGAAGAGGCTGCTGAGGGTGTAAGATCGTCCCGTCACCGGAGAGATCAGGAAACTGTCAGCTCTGAATTGAAGAAGCCTCTGGTTCCAGCTTCATTCAATCTGAGTGAATACTTCAAACAGtttctttttccccaaaatgaGTGTGAGCTCCATGACTTTAGACTCAGCTTTAGTCAGCTGAAGTGGGACAACTGGATTGTGGCTCCACACAAATACAACCCTCGATACTGTAAAGGGGACTGTCCCAGGGCGGTCGGACATCGGTATGGCTCTCCGGTTCACACCATGGTGCAGAACATCATCCATGAGAAGCTCGATTCCTCAGTGCCGAGACCATCCTGTGTACCTGCCAAGTACAGCCCTTTGAGTGTTTTGGCGATTGAGCCTGATGGCTCAATCGCTTATAAAGAATATGAAGATATGATAGCCACTAAGTGCACCTGTCGTTAA
- the GDF9 gene encoding growth/differentiation factor 9 isoform X2, whose amino-acid sequence MEAPRLQPDDRALHYMKRLYKACATKEGIPKSNRSHLYNTVRLFTPCAQHKQAPGDQVTGTLPSSVDLLFNLDRVTAVEHLLKSVLLYTFNNSVSFPSPVKCVCNLVIKEPEFSSKTLPRVPYSFTFHSQFELRKKYRWIEIDVTTLLQPLVASNKRSIHMSVNVTCVKDQLQHPSAQDCPLNMTLLVAPSLLLYLNDTSAQAYHRWYSLHYKKRPSQGPDQERELSAYPMGEEAAEGVRSSRHRRDQETVSSELKKPLVPASFNLSEYFKQFLFPQNECELHDFRLSFSQLKWDNWIVAPHKYNPRYCKGDCPRAVGHRYGSPVHTMVQNIIHEKLDSSVPRPSCVPAKYSPLSVLAIEPDGSIAYKEYEDMIATKCTCR is encoded by the exons ATGGAGGCCCCCAGGCTGCAGCCAGATGACAGAGCTTTGCACTATATGAAGAGGCTCTATAAGGCATGTGCTACCAAGGAGGGGATCCCGAAATCCAACAGAAGTCACCTCTACAACACTGTTCGGCTCTTCACCCCCTGTGCCCAGCACAAGCAGGCTCCTGGGGACCAGGTGACAG GTACCCTCCCATCATCAGTGGACCTGCTGTTTAACCTGGATCGTGTTACTGCTGTTGAACATTTACTCAAGTCAGTCTTGCTATACACTTTCAACAACTCCgtttcttttccctctcctgtTAAATGTGTGTGCAACCTGGTGATAAAAGAGCCAGAGTTTTCTAGCAAGACTCTCCCAAGAGTTCCATACTCATTTACCTTTCACTCACAGTTTGAACTtagaaagaaatacagatggaTTGAGATTGATGTGACGACTCTCCTTCAGCCTCTAGTGGCCTCCAACAAGAGGAGTATTCACATGTCTGTAAACGTTACGTGTGTAAAAGACCAGCTGCAGCATCCTTCAGCGCAGGACTGTCCACTTAACATGACTCTTCTGGTAGCCCCCTCACTGCTTTTATATCTGAATGACACAAGTGCTCAGGCTTATCACAGGTGGTATTCCCTCCACTATAAAAAGAGGCCTTCACAGGGTCCTGACCAGGAGAGAGAGCTGTCTGCCTATCCCATGGGAGAAGAGGCTGCTGAGGGTGTAAGATCGTCCCGTCACCGGAGAGATCAGGAAACTGTCAGCTCTGAATTGAAGAAGCCTCTGGTTCCAGCTTCATTCAATCTGAGTGAATACTTCAAACAGtttctttttccccaaaatgaGTGTGAGCTCCATGACTTTAGACTCAGCTTTAGTCAGCTGAAGTGGGACAACTGGATTGTGGCTCCACACAAATACAACCCTCGATACTGTAAAGGGGACTGTCCCAGGGCGGTCGGACATCGGTATGGCTCTCCGGTTCACACCATGGTGCAGAACATCATCCATGAGAAGCTCGATTCCTCAGTGCCGAGACCATCCTGTGTACCTGCCAAGTACAGCCCTTTGAGTGTTTTGGCGATTGAGCCTGATGGCTCAATCGCTTATAAAGAATATGAAGATATGATAGCCACTAAGTGCACCTGTCGTTAA